One Chloroflexaceae bacterium genomic window, TCCACCAGCGCTATCATCCCGCCGCTGCCACCGTGGCGATTGTGGGCGATGTCGAGCCAGAGGCGACTATCGCCCTTCTGGAGTCCTCTCTGGGCGCCTGGCCGCCCGCGGGTTCGCCGCCAGCCCTGGATCTCCCGCCGGTTCCTCCGCTGGAGGCCGTGCTGCGCCGTGACGTGCCCATGAGCGGCAAGATCCAGTCCGACATCGTCTGGGCCGTGCACGGCCTGCGCCGGACTGACCCGGACTACTACGCGGCTATGATGGCCAACATGATCCTCGGGCGTCTGGGAATCGGGGGGCGGCTGGGTGAAAAGGTGCGTGAAGAGCAGGGGATGGCCTACTATTGCTACAGCAACCTCGATGCCGACGTGGGCGCCGGCCCCTGGTCGGCGGTAGCGGGGGTCAATCCGGCCAATGTGGAACGAGCCATCGAGGCGTTGCTGCAAGAAGTGGCCACCTTTGTCGAGCACGGCCCTGACGCCCAGGAGGTCGCCGACGCGCGCGATTATCTCACCGGCAGCCTGGTGCTGAGCCTGGAAACCAACGATGGCATTGCCGCGGCGTTGCTGGCGATTGAGCGCTTCGGGCTGGGGCTGGATTTTATTGAACGCTACCCGGCGATTATCGGGGCCATCACCGCCGATCAGATCGTTGACGTAGCCCGGCGCTACCTCTCCATCGAACGCTACGTGCTGGCGGTAGCCGGCCCCCCGGCGAGCCTTTGATAGAGAAGCCGGGTTTCCCCACGCCCCTGCCCGGGGCGGTGTTATGACGAACTGACGAGGTTGCGATGATAGTGAGCGGCACAAAGGATGCAATTCTGAACGTCGTTCAACCCATCAGCATCCACGGAACGATCCTCTACGATCTGGTCTACACCCACGTTGGCGAGACGCAACCGCGCCAGGCGCGGATCGGGGCCGAGAGCATCTACGCCGACCCGCAGCCAGGCGACGCAGTGCGCGTTACATACCTGATGAATGTGGCAACGGCTGTGGAGCGGCGTGATGGAGGTTGAAGCCGCTGCAGGCGCACTGGCCCCCGATCCGATCAGGACGCCAGATACGGCAATCCAAAATCTCAAATCCGAAATGATTATGATAGCGTTTCTCGGAAAGGTTGACCCTCAACCCTGGTAGCCCAAGCCTGGCAAGCCGCACGGCGCAGTGTCTTCAGCGGATCAAGCATTCCGGTCAGTGCTCTAATCCCCGTAGCGCGCCTGCGCCATATGACCCAAGCCAGTATCCCTGCTCCAGATCCCCGCAGAGCACGAAGGGCGCGCCTGGATCAGGCTCGACCAGCGTGCGCAGATATGTTACCGTGTCCGCGAGGCGTGTCAGCGCGTCCTGGTCGCCCGATCCCCACAGACGTTGGGCCAGCGCCGGAGCGGGGTACGGATGGCCCGGACGGGTTGCCAGCAAACTTAAGAGGGTAAATGCGTCGGGCTGCAGGTCAACCGGCTTTCCGGCACGGATTGCCCAGCGCCTTTGCGGGTCAATGTTGAGCAGTCCGATGACAAGCGCGCTGGATTGCTCGTTGCGGCGCCGGAGCTGGGCGCGAATGCGTGCCAGCAGTTCTTCGGTGCGGAAGGGACGCTGCACATAATCATCGGCGCCCAGTTCCAGCGCGCTGACTACCAGCCGATCATTGCGAGCCGGACCAATAACGATTATTGTTGCCGAACATGCCGCGCGAATGGTCGGAATATGGATCGCCTCATCAGCCGAGGGCAAGTCAAG contains:
- a CDS encoding insulinase family protein, with protein sequence MATEARGIAGATRYVASNGLVALIYRNPSAPTVSVRGEVRVGAVHETAAQSGLAAFTGAALIRGAGERTFQQIVTETEERGCSVNAAGGLHTSGFAGKALAEDLPLILTILADMLARPTFPPREIEKLRGQVLTSLRESDQETGTQAWRAARALLYPSEHPYSRLTSGTLETVQALTREDLVRFHQRYHPAAATVAIVGDVEPEATIALLESSLGAWPPAGSPPALDLPPVPPLEAVLRRDVPMSGKIQSDIVWAVHGLRRTDPDYYAAMMANMILGRLGIGGRLGEKVREEQGMAYYCYSNLDADVGAGPWSAVAGVNPANVERAIEALLQEVATFVEHGPDAQEVADARDYLTGSLVLSLETNDGIAAALLAIERFGLGLDFIERYPAIIGAITADQIVDVARRYLSIERYVLAVAGPPASL
- a CDS encoding response regulator transcription factor, which produces MAPSASILISGLGDRTHDYLMPRLMQEGYRASLAVGLQQTLEMLRSQTDLVLLDLPSADEAIHIPTIRAACSATIIVIGPARNDRLVVSALELGADDYVQRPFRTEELLARIRAQLRRRNEQSSALVIGLLNIDPQRRWAIRAGKPVDLQPDAFTLLSLLATRPGHPYPAPALAQRLWGSGDQDALTRLADTVTYLRTLVEPDPGAPFVLCGDLEQGYWLGSYGAGALRGLEH